The following proteins are co-located in the Cetobacterium sp. NK01 genome:
- a CDS encoding RluA family pseudouridine synthase gives MKFNVTDKSELMQFLINNLSKQSKNNIKTLLVKEQVQVNGKIERQFNLLLSPGDEVVINWNKNRNDKTPKGIKILFEDNDIIVIEKEAGLLSISTDKKSNERTAYKLLMDYMKSKDKKERIFIVHRLDKDTSGVMIFAKSEKIKNQLQDNWDTLVLEREYAVIVEGVIKEKKGQIKSYLKDNKAFVTYSVKDDKTGGKLAITNYKVEKTKGKYTYLKASLETGRKNQIRVHMSDIGHPVVGDKKYGAQTNILKRLGLHAYTLKIKHPVTSKEMSFISPTPKEFARIIGE, from the coding sequence ATGAAATTTAATGTAACTGATAAAAGTGAATTAATGCAATTTTTAATAAACAATTTATCAAAACAAAGCAAAAATAATATAAAAACATTATTGGTAAAAGAACAAGTTCAAGTAAATGGAAAAATAGAAAGACAATTTAACTTACTATTGTCTCCTGGAGATGAAGTTGTGATAAATTGGAATAAAAATAGAAATGATAAAACTCCAAAAGGAATAAAAATTCTGTTTGAAGATAATGATATAATTGTAATAGAAAAAGAAGCGGGTTTACTATCTATTTCAACTGATAAAAAAAGTAATGAAAGAACAGCGTATAAACTATTAATGGATTATATGAAATCTAAAGATAAAAAAGAAAGAATTTTTATAGTTCATAGGTTAGATAAAGATACTTCAGGAGTAATGATTTTTGCAAAATCAGAAAAAATTAAAAATCAATTACAAGATAATTGGGATACACTTGTTTTAGAAAGAGAATACGCAGTTATAGTTGAAGGAGTTATAAAAGAGAAAAAAGGTCAAATAAAATCATATTTAAAAGATAATAAAGCTTTTGTAACATATTCTGTAAAAGATGATAAAACTGGTGGGAAATTAGCAATAACAAATTATAAAGTCGAAAAAACAAAAGGAAAATACACATATTTAAAAGCTTCTTTAGAAACAGGAAGAAAAAATCAAATCAGAGTTCATATGAGTGATATAGGTCATCCAGTTGTTGGAGATAAGAAATATGGAGCTCAAACAAATATTCTAAAAAGATTAGGACTACATGCTTACACTTTAAAAATAAAACATCCAGTGACTTCTAAAGAAATGAGTTTTATTTCACCAACTCCAAAAGAGTTTGCTAGAATTATAGGAGAGTAA
- a CDS encoding NUDIX hydrolase: MKINDLKFLKVKIEKHPTRDIQLEFLEKPNAVAALILNYNEDKVLLVKQYRPGVSAELLEIPAGIIENDENPLDTLAREIREETGYKFESLKVLYSPIKPLILSPGYTSEELYVFILKLKTNKELNYEKQLDEGEDLEEVWEKIENIEEATNDFKTHYAMSLYKNLIKK, translated from the coding sequence ATGAAAATAAATGATTTGAAATTTTTAAAAGTAAAAATTGAAAAACATCCAACAAGAGATATTCAATTAGAATTTTTAGAAAAGCCAAATGCTGTGGCAGCATTAATTTTAAATTATAACGAAGATAAAGTTTTGTTAGTGAAACAGTATAGACCAGGAGTTTCTGCAGAACTCCTTGAAATTCCAGCTGGAATAATTGAAAACGATGAAAATCCATTAGACACCTTAGCAAGAGAAATAAGAGAAGAAACAGGATATAAATTTGAAAGTTTAAAAGTTTTATATTCGCCAATTAAACCTTTAATTTTATCTCCAGGTTATACATCAGAAGAATTATATGTATTCATATTAAAATTAAAAACAAATAAGGAATTAAATTATGAAAAGCAACTAGATGAAGGTGAAGATTTAGAAGAAGTATGGGAAAAAATTGAAAATATAGAAGAGGCAACAAATGATTTTAAAACACATTATGCAATGTCTTTATATAAAAATTTAATAAAAAAATAA
- a CDS encoding PLP-dependent aminotransferase family protein: MNILFKNFKIENENFIYIPLYIFLKDKIEKREIYHKLPSIRKVANFLNISSNTVAKSYLELEKINYVKTIKGSGVFVNKNIFSKISSSHLNLENDDNFTLTSNLKIDFINSTPNYSYLPVDDIKYAINYILDRDQELALINEGPLGSLELRNSIKSSLICSNIYSKTENIHILSGAQQGIDLISKTLAFSKNHIIVENPTYLGALKSFKNQDFIIHTIEMENDGLDINQLEKLLLRINIKFVYLMANFHTPTGINLSYKKRVRLLELSEKFNFFIIEDDSASDLYFSKEIPTTLKSLDKNNRVIYIKSFSKIFMPGFRLGFIIVPDILLTSFLNNKMLSDSSTSTLYQKSFSFLLEKGLIEKHMILCRKNFKMIRNLIIKELSKISNIDFITPSGGGSFWIKLPKNVSSISVYNKLLNVGVGIVPGNNYGFDNFIKLNFSRIQKKDIVLGISLLKETIEFFENLDI; encoded by the coding sequence ATGAATATTCTTTTTAAAAACTTCAAGATTGAAAATGAAAACTTTATTTATATTCCATTATATATTTTTTTAAAAGATAAAATTGAAAAAAGGGAAATTTATCATAAACTTCCTTCTATCAGAAAAGTAGCTAACTTTTTAAATATTAGTTCTAATACTGTTGCAAAATCATACCTTGAATTAGAAAAAATAAACTATGTAAAAACAATTAAAGGTAGTGGTGTTTTTGTAAATAAAAATATTTTTTCTAAAATATCAAGTTCTCATCTTAATTTAGAAAATGATGATAATTTTACTTTAACCAGCAACTTGAAAATAGATTTTATTAACTCTACTCCCAATTATAGTTACCTTCCTGTTGACGACATAAAATATGCTATTAATTATATTTTAGATAGAGATCAAGAACTTGCTTTAATTAATGAAGGTCCTTTAGGAAGTTTAGAACTTCGTAATTCAATAAAATCTTCTTTGATTTGTTCTAATATCTACTCTAAAACAGAAAATATACATATTCTATCTGGAGCTCAACAAGGAATAGATTTAATTTCAAAAACTTTAGCTTTTTCAAAAAATCATATTATTGTAGAAAATCCAACTTACTTAGGAGCTCTTAAATCTTTTAAAAATCAAGATTTTATAATTCATACTATTGAAATGGAAAATGATGGTCTTGACATTAACCAACTTGAAAAATTGCTTTTACGAATTAATATTAAATTTGTTTATCTAATGGCAAATTTTCATACACCTACTGGAATTAATCTTTCTTATAAAAAAAGAGTTCGTCTTCTTGAACTTTCTGAAAAATTTAATTTTTTTATTATTGAAGATGATTCTGCATCTGATTTATATTTTTCTAAAGAAATACCTACTACTTTAAAATCTTTAGATAAAAATAATCGTGTTATTTATATTAAAAGTTTTTCAAAAATATTTATGCCTGGATTTAGATTAGGTTTTATTATTGTTCCCGATATTCTTTTGACATCTTTTTTGAATAATAAAATGCTATCTGATTCTAGTACTTCAACTTTATATCAAAAATCATTCTCTTTTCTTTTAGAAAAAGGCTTAATTGAGAAGCATATGATTCTTTGTAGAAAAAATTTTAAAATGATTCGAAATCTTATTATAAAAGAGTTAAGTAAAATATCTAATATTGATTTTATAACACCTTCTGGTGGTGGTTCTTTTTGGATTAAATTACCTAAAAATGTTTCTTCTATAAGCGTTTATAATAAACTTTTAAACGTTGGAGTTGGCATAGTTCCTGGAAATAATTATGGTTTTGATAATTTTATTAAGCTAAACTTTTCTAGAATTCAAAAAAAAGATATTGTATTAGGTATATCTCTTTTAAAAGAAACTATTGAATTTTTTGAAAATTTAGATATATAA
- a CDS encoding ABC transporter substrate-binding protein has translation MKNFFKSLIIFVLLSISLFCKEETVIKIGLGYSGRSYDPHKHTDSSTLAITKQIYNNLFILNDKNEIEGELAESYEIKDNTIEIALKKNIFFQDGEELTSEIVRKSLERNKNIPVTKVLADPIEKIEIIDKYKIKINCTTNVDILLHNLTHSSMAIVKENSQNKLVGTGAFKLSEWGTGQKVILEKNKNYFKGSPKIEKIEFLTIPEAPNRYIALETNEIQIAYDISSIDVKAFKNSKDLKIINELSYGTDFLSINTEKEPLNDKNLRKAIGYALNKDSINEAIFENTSKVANSIITPNTFGYSSKEINEYNLEKAKEIMKNYKTPIEIDLWIYEDTSKYQMAQIIQANLKEIGINVKIQTLELSSFLQLTAQGKHNALIGLWYTSTGDADYGYYPLLHNNSRGGVGNRSFYNNKEVNKLLDEARKEFSKEKRKEKYQRIQEIIEDEKPIIPIVYKMYNIGINKNIKGFKFNPNGNHVLENIEY, from the coding sequence ATGAAAAATTTTTTTAAGTCGCTGATAATTTTTGTTTTATTATCAATTAGCTTATTTTGTAAAGAAGAGACAGTTATAAAAATAGGATTGGGGTATAGTGGAAGATCTTACGATCCACATAAGCATACAGATAGTTCAACATTAGCCATAACAAAACAAATATATAATAATTTATTTATTCTTAATGATAAAAATGAAATAGAAGGAGAATTAGCAGAAAGCTATGAAATTAAAGATAATACGATTGAAATTGCTTTAAAAAAGAATATTTTTTTTCAAGATGGAGAAGAACTAACGAGTGAAATAGTTAGAAAGAGTTTAGAAAGAAATAAAAATATTCCTGTGACGAAAGTATTAGCTGATCCAATAGAGAAAATAGAAATTATAGATAAGTATAAAATAAAAATTAATTGTACAACAAATGTGGATATATTATTACATAATTTGACACATTCATCTATGGCAATAGTGAAAGAAAATTCGCAAAATAAATTAGTAGGAACAGGAGCTTTTAAACTTTCTGAATGGGGAACTGGCCAAAAGGTTATTTTAGAAAAAAATAAGAATTATTTTAAAGGAAGTCCCAAAATAGAAAAGATAGAATTTTTAACAATACCTGAAGCTCCAAATAGATATATAGCATTAGAAACAAACGAAATACAAATCGCCTATGATATATCATCAATAGATGTGAAAGCTTTTAAAAATTCCAAAGATTTAAAAATAATAAATGAGTTATCATATGGAACAGATTTTTTATCTATTAACACAGAAAAAGAACCACTTAATGATAAAAATTTAAGAAAAGCAATAGGCTATGCTTTAAATAAAGATTCTATAAATGAAGCTATATTTGAAAATACATCAAAAGTGGCCAATTCTATAATAACACCTAATACCTTTGGATACTCGAGTAAGGAGATAAATGAATATAATTTAGAAAAAGCTAAAGAAATAATGAAAAATTATAAAACTCCTATAGAAATAGATTTGTGGATATATGAAGATACAAGCAAATATCAAATGGCTCAAATAATTCAAGCAAATTTAAAAGAGATTGGAATTAATGTAAAAATACAAACTTTAGAATTATCATCATTTTTGCAATTAACAGCTCAAGGAAAACATAATGCTTTGATAGGACTTTGGTATACAAGTACAGGGGATGCCGATTATGGATATTATCCATTGTTACATAATAACTCTAGAGGAGGAGTTGGAAATAGAAGTTTTTATAATAATAAAGAGGTTAATAAACTTTTAGATGAGGCTAGAAAAGAGTTTTCTAAAGAAAAAAGAAAAGAAAAATATCAGAGGATTCAGGAGATTATAGAGGATGAAAAGCCAATAATTCCAATTGTTTATAAAATGTATAATATAGGAATAAATAAAAATATAAAGGGATTT